The following are from one region of the Actinoplanes sp. L3-i22 genome:
- a CDS encoding carbohydrate ABC transporter permease codes for MTTRIKIFKTPWPYVAPALILLITFTYVPVGNMLWYSFHKWDGLDPTMTPAGLDNYVRVLTDEQYWRVFLVSLYYFAASFAQIAIALYFAVVLSFSVRFRNLFKGILFFPYLLNGVAVGFVFLYLFQPDGTLDTLLGVLGLGGHTQQWLGDPDIANLSLAGTSVWRFTGLNFVLFLGAIQSIPGEIYEAAEIDGANRWHQFRHIIAPGIRRIISLSFILAISGSLSVFEIPFIMTGGANGTRTFVVQAYQTAFQFRQIGLASAMAVVLLLIVLLLTWIQRRILPDDEVTLT; via the coding sequence GTGACGACCAGGATCAAGATCTTCAAAACCCCTTGGCCGTACGTCGCCCCGGCGCTGATCCTGTTGATCACGTTCACCTACGTGCCGGTCGGCAACATGCTCTGGTACAGCTTCCACAAATGGGACGGCCTGGATCCCACGATGACCCCGGCCGGCCTGGACAACTACGTGCGCGTGCTCACCGACGAGCAGTACTGGCGGGTCTTCCTGGTCAGCCTCTACTACTTCGCCGCGTCGTTCGCACAGATCGCGATCGCCCTCTACTTCGCGGTCGTGCTGTCGTTCAGCGTCCGGTTCCGCAACCTGTTCAAGGGCATCCTGTTCTTCCCGTACCTGCTCAACGGCGTCGCGGTCGGCTTCGTCTTCCTGTACCTGTTCCAGCCGGACGGCACCCTCGACACGCTGCTGGGGGTGCTCGGCCTCGGCGGGCACACCCAGCAGTGGCTCGGCGACCCGGACATCGCCAACCTCTCGCTGGCCGGCACGTCGGTGTGGCGGTTCACCGGGCTCAACTTCGTGCTGTTCCTCGGCGCGATCCAGTCCATCCCGGGCGAGATCTACGAGGCCGCGGAGATCGACGGCGCGAACCGGTGGCACCAGTTCCGGCACATCATCGCGCCCGGCATCCGGCGGATCATCAGCCTCTCGTTCATCCTGGCGATCTCCGGCAGCCTCAGCGTCTTCGAGATCCCGTTCATCATGACCGGCGGCGCGAACGGCACCCGCACGTTCGTGGTCCAGGCGTACCAGACCGCGTTCCAGTTCCGGCAGATCGGCCTGGCCTCGGCCATGGCGGTCGTGCTGCTGCTGATCGTGCTGCTGCTGACCTGGATCC
- a CDS encoding ABC transporter substrate-binding protein: MINRRQFLGFGAAATLALAAGCTGGAGGDDTAASGDFSGEVKGTITVLTNRTDLVSTTLPGYAKKFEAKYPGTKVVFQGVTNYDDDVTTQLSSGDYGDVLLVPNAVAIDQYSQFFEPLGTQDELKAKYRFLSPATYQGKVFALSLGGVAKGFVINKRIWAQAGITAPPKTPEEFLAGLKAVADKTDAVPYYTNYKDGWPLAEWNTHRAVLGDPAINDKFPADPNPWQPGKIEYLADGLLYDIVHAKLSEKDPLTTNWESSKPMLATGRTATMLLGSWAVPQMQDAARAAGANPDDIAFWPFPYQTGGKFHANIDGDKLGAVSRNSKNKATAKAWLDFFVNESGFATDQQAIPPAIDQPLPKSLQDFTATGVELVETPAATTNSGKEDEIIKESEIDLKGNIYRQKLVDVARGAAKGDKDSFFADLNKRWSEAQSRVMK; this comes from the coding sequence ATGATCAATAGAAGGCAGTTCCTCGGCTTCGGCGCGGCGGCCACCCTGGCACTCGCGGCCGGCTGCACCGGCGGCGCCGGCGGCGACGACACCGCCGCGAGCGGCGACTTCTCCGGCGAGGTCAAGGGCACCATCACGGTGCTGACCAACCGGACCGACCTGGTCAGCACGACGCTGCCCGGGTACGCCAAGAAGTTCGAGGCCAAGTACCCCGGCACCAAGGTCGTCTTCCAGGGCGTGACGAACTACGACGACGACGTCACCACCCAGCTCAGCAGCGGCGACTACGGCGACGTGCTGCTGGTCCCGAACGCCGTCGCGATCGACCAGTACAGCCAGTTCTTCGAGCCGCTCGGCACGCAGGACGAGCTCAAGGCCAAGTACCGGTTCCTCAGCCCGGCGACGTACCAGGGAAAGGTCTTCGCTCTGTCCCTGGGCGGCGTGGCGAAGGGCTTCGTGATCAACAAGCGGATCTGGGCGCAGGCCGGGATCACCGCGCCGCCGAAGACGCCCGAGGAGTTCCTCGCCGGGCTCAAGGCGGTCGCGGACAAGACCGACGCCGTGCCGTACTACACCAACTACAAGGACGGCTGGCCGCTCGCCGAGTGGAACACCCACCGGGCCGTGCTCGGTGACCCGGCGATCAACGACAAGTTCCCGGCCGACCCGAACCCCTGGCAGCCCGGCAAGATCGAATACCTGGCGGACGGGCTGCTCTACGACATCGTGCACGCCAAGCTCAGCGAGAAGGACCCGCTGACGACCAACTGGGAGAGCTCCAAGCCGATGCTCGCCACCGGTAGGACGGCGACCATGCTGCTCGGCTCGTGGGCGGTCCCGCAGATGCAGGACGCCGCCAGGGCCGCCGGGGCGAACCCCGACGACATCGCGTTCTGGCCGTTCCCGTACCAGACCGGCGGCAAGTTCCACGCCAACATCGACGGCGACAAGCTCGGCGCGGTCAGCCGGAACTCCAAGAACAAGGCCACCGCGAAGGCCTGGCTGGACTTCTTCGTCAACGAGTCCGGCTTCGCCACCGACCAGCAGGCCATCCCGCCGGCCATCGACCAGCCGCTGCCCAAGAGCCTGCAGGACTTCACCGCGACCGGCGTCGAGCTGGTCGAGACCCCGGCCGCGACCACGAACTCCGGCAAGGAGGACGAGATCATCAAGGAGTCGGAGATCGACCTCAAGGGCAACATCTACCGGCAGAAGCTGGTCGACGTCGCCCGCGGCGCCGCCAAGGGCGACAAGGACTCCTTCTTCGCCGACCTGAACAAGCGCTGGAGCGAGGCCCAGTCCCGGGTCATGAAGTGA